GGTGCCAAAGGTTGCATAGTCAGCCAGCGGTATCTTCTTGCCGCCGGCAACAGCCACCATGTAGTGAAATGCCGGGATTTGCATGCGGGCACACGCGAGTGCCGTGGCTGCCATGGAATGGCAGTGCACGATGGCCTTGGCGTCGGGAAAGGCGTCGTAGATGGCCAGATGAAACGGGGCTTCCGAAGACGGTTTTTTCTGGTCTGGCGCAATGACACCATGCATCGACATTTTGACCATGTCTTCCGGTTGGTAGTCGGCGTAGGGCAGGCCGGTCGGGGTGACCAGAATACCGTCTTCAATGCGCACAGATACATTGCCGGAGCGCTGCGGCGACAGGCCCTTTGCGCTCATTGCCTGGGCGGTTTCGACCACCTCACGGCGAAAGGATGTTTCATCTCTCATGTCTTGCGCTCCGGATACAATGACAACAGGCCTTCAGTGGATGCCTCGCAGACACCGCGTTCGGTGATGAGCCCGGTGACAAGGCGGGCAGGGGTGACATCGAAGGCCGGATTGCCGGCGCCCGAACCGGGAGCCGACACCTGTATCTTGACGATGGACCCGTCATCTGCCCGCCCGCTCAGGTGGGTCACCTCGTCGCCGTCACGTTCCTCGATGGGGATGTCGGCGACGCCGTCGGCCACGGACCAGTCTATGGTCGAGTGCGGCAGGGCGACATAGAACGGGATGTCGTTGTCCTGTGCCGCCAGCGCTTTCAGATAGGTGCCGATCTTGTTGCAGACATCGCCATTGCTCGCGGTGCGGTCGGTGCCGGTGATGACCAGGTCCACCTGGCCTTTCTGCATCAGGTGTCCGCCGGCATTGTCGACCACGATGGTGTGCGGCACGCCGTGGCTGCCAAGTTCCCACGCGGTCAGGGCCGCGCCCTGGTTGCGCGGCCGGGTTTCATCCGCCCACACATGTACCGGGATACCCTTGTCGTGCGCCATGTAGATCGGGGCAAGTGCCGTGCCCCAGTCGACGGTTGCGATCCAGCCGGCATTGCAGTGGGTCAGGATATGAACAGTCTCACCGGGCTTGCCAGCTGCGATGTCCTCGATCAGTTTGAGCCCGTTGCGGCCAATGGCGGCGTTGGTTTCCACATCGGCGTCACAAAGATCTCCAGCCCGTTTGTAGGCTGCAGCGAGCCGGTCATCGCGCGGCAGGTTGCGCACGGTGGCCAGCATCTCATCCAGCGCCCACATCAAGTTGATAGCGGTTGGCCGGGTGCGGCGCAGCCTGGCGTCTGCTGCTTCAAGAGCTTCATCGGACGGGTCACGGCGCAGGGCCAGGCAGATGCCATACGCGGCAGTCGCACCGATCAGCGGCGCGCCACGCACCTGCATGATCTCGATGGCCCGGGCTGCGTCTTCGAGCGTTTTCAGCGTTACAATCTCAAATTCATGCGGCAGCCGGGTCTGGTCGATGATATCGACCCGCCAGCCATCGTCATTGAGCCAGATCGAGCGGTAGGCTTTTCCTGCAACTTTCATGGGGTTACTTTCCGCTG
Above is a window of Anderseniella sp. Alg231-50 DNA encoding:
- a CDS encoding class II aldolase/adducin family protein, which encodes MRDETSFRREVVETAQAMSAKGLSPQRSGNVSVRIEDGILVTPTGLPYADYQPEDMVKMSMHGVIAPDQKKPSSEAPFHLAIYDAFPDAKAIVHCHSMAATALACARMQIPAFHYMVAVAGGKKIPLADYATFGTEELAVSAVSALSGGYKACLLANHGQIAFAGNLGKALELAGEVETLARQYIDVLALGGGHVLDDEEMDQVIARFRSYGKQA
- the mtnA gene encoding S-methyl-5-thioribose-1-phosphate isomerase, producing MKVAGKAYRSIWLNDDGWRVDIIDQTRLPHEFEIVTLKTLEDAARAIEIMQVRGAPLIGATAAYGICLALRRDPSDEALEAADARLRRTRPTAINLMWALDEMLATVRNLPRDDRLAAAYKRAGDLCDADVETNAAIGRNGLKLIEDIAAGKPGETVHILTHCNAGWIATVDWGTALAPIYMAHDKGIPVHVWADETRPRNQGAALTAWELGSHGVPHTIVVDNAGGHLMQKGQVDLVITGTDRTASNGDVCNKIGTYLKALAAQDNDIPFYVALPHSTIDWSVADGVADIPIEERDGDEVTHLSGRADDGSIVKIQVSAPGSGAGNPAFDVTPARLVTGLITERGVCEASTEGLLSLYPERKT